The sequence CTCCACTTCCATAGCTGTAAAATCACAAGTGAGGGTTTCATACATCTCAACTGTTACCACTTCAAGAATAACACCAATTACTTACTCAAAATTTCTGGGTCTACTAGTGGTGAACAGATCTGTATAAAAGTTCACAATTGGTATTATTTATTTCCTATTGATGAGTACACCAACTGCCATAAGTATCATAAAGTCTAGTGATATAGTTTCTTAGTCGTCTCTAagaatctttactatgaaaaaACTTGGTGTTTTTATCTCCATCTTTTaaccatataatttttttatctttgccGCCACATAGTGGCTTCCTTATCAAGCAGCAAGTTTATTTCACCTTCCAATCGTTTCATGAGACTTGAATTTCCCTCATGGATTGCTACCTTTTCTGCCTGGATCaattgctttcttttcttctcaagTTCACGCTTCACACTACCAAAAATCTGCCTACTCCAACATGTAAGCTCTCTACCATAGTTATCAACCTTAGTAATGATTTTTGTATCCCATGGCTCATCCTCATCTTTCCTCCAAACAGCTTCTACTGTGTCACTACAGCCTTTATCCGTTATCCACATATACTCAAAGCGAAATAGTTTCTGAAAACTGCACTCCATTCTCTCGGGCACTATCCACACAACTTTATGATTAGATGTTGTAACATCCAAGTGATGGATTTTTGCTCTTGGAAAAATTGAAGAACCAATCATTAGTAGCCACAACTCTGTCAAGTCTTTCCCACACGGTGTAACACGCAAAATGTTTATGCCATTTAAAAGGTGAGCCTATAAAACCCAGATCCATGAAGCCACATTCATCTAGAATATCTCGAAAAGGTTGCATCTGGTTATGGGGTCTTATTCTTCCTCCTTTTTTCTCAGATTGATGtgtaattttaataaaatcatatgcAAATCCAAGGAGAGCTACTATGATTTTTTTAGATTACGAAGCTTTGTCGATGATTAATGTCTAAGCTGAGTATTTAGTTCCCCATAGAAAGCTGTAAATCTCCATTCATCCTCTTTATTCTTATTGATCGTGGAATCAATATGGTTGGGAGAGAAAGTTTCAATTGACAGGTCAAAATCTTCCTTACAAAAAATTACCAAGCCCCCTACCTTGTTTCGAACTTCAAACATATTCTTGAAATCTATCATTCTTTGTACTCAAACTAGCCTTTCTTTATCTATCTATGTTTCGGCTATAAACATAACAAAGAGATCTTTTGCCCATACCAATTCTGCAAACTGATCTTTTGTACGTAAGTTATCAAGCCCACAACAGTTCCATACTAACAAACTCATTGCTTCTGGCAGGGCTATTTAACATCCTCCGCCAATATTGTTGTATTTTCATCTTCTCCATGGAAAACCACTTGCTTCTTGTTTGGTAATTcatgatgaatttttgtattgtttgcACTCCTCTTTTGACTTCCCAATTTCTGGTTGTTTGCAGTAGTTGAAGTGTTGAAACCATGTCAGCCCTTGTAACCCTCTTCCCGGTTGGTTGAGTTTTACTGTTTACTAGTCGCGGACCCGCACATTGTGcgtgataattgttttttacgatagtctcacacacacacacacacacacacacatatatattgtaGGATTCATGGTGATGGGAGGTTTTGGTCTTtgaattaattttgtattattaaagATTAGTATTCAGAATAGAATGAggaaattttattgtagattttatttttgaaacatcATTTCTACCATACTTGGTTGTCTAATTTGTACATTTCCAAGTCAATTGAGCACATTTTGCATGTTACATGTAATTCTTCGTTTCCATAAGGGTAAGGGCATTCACGATCCCAATGACCCACTCCATTTTTCTTGCTTGCTTGGTTATTTGGGATGCGAAATgtgtttgtttcaaaatttgtatGTCGAAGGATTTGTTGATAGTTTTGTAGCAATAGTTTTCCATCTAGTTGGTTTAGAATTGATAATAGTAGTTGTATTCTCTCATCATTTGATTCACATAACAACACAATTGCCAATCATATTTTGCAGTTTTATCTCCTTCTATGTTGGCTTGAAAAAGGATTTCTTTTCCCGCTTTAGTTTGATCTTGTACAAAATATTTGTGAGCTCCGACCCAAAATAGTGCTTGTTTGTTTCCAACCCTAAAGCATTGATGAAGTTTTTCTTCCTCCTTTCGAAGGAATAAAGAATTTTGGAGCAGTCCAGTTAGATTGATGTcgtgaagaattttttttttttttttttgttagccGATTGAATCGCTTGCAGctgttttttaaaaacataaacacaTCTTAAGAAACTGTTGTGCTATAAAAAATCAACTGGGGACAAAACATGTCAATAATCATATACTAAGGATGACATATGAACATTGTTATCATCACAATTGCAATATTGGATATATaaagtcagtttttttttttttttcaaaaatataataatgacTCTAAAACTGTGCACGACTTCATTGTATAAAGtcaataaaaagagaaaatataggACTACAATATTTTGTGCCACAATTTTGGACATGGTAGATTGTGATCAGTAGAGAAAAAGTGGAGAGTTGATGTAAAAGTAACAAACATCAGTTGTGAATTTAAATATGTACCTCATTTAAACGTTGCCTAAAAATTTTGGCAATTGTCTTCTCacattggaaaatattttgacCAATAATTTTGTAAGTAATTCATGTTGCATGCTCATTTTTGTGATTGTGTAAagagtattttttatatttttggtttgtatttttGAAGTTGTTTAGGATTGTAATTTATAGTGTTTTGCTTGCTTTATGAATGAGCAAactgttttaattattttattcataattttcatcatttagttataaatatgtaaattaaagcATAAGAATACATAAATGCAAAgttaaatgtaaatttataaCCATCCATGATAAATTGTATAGacaatttttgcattttttgatttttgcatgaattattatttaattgtctagttataaatatctaaattaagtagctgaactttaaaaaaaaaaattaaattaaatagatgaatatgtaaaatcCTCTCACACGTTATTCTTACAACCAAAGAAGGTGTCATTTCACTCATTCATTTACTACATGACTGATGGTCTTGGTATGTGGCATAAGAGATCCTTACTTCcccttttaatttataattgagaccgtagcaatatatatatataagtgccTGGTGTTttgtctaataataaagagtccTCATAGGACACAAAATTctcaataatttcacaacattatTAAATTACTTTATTACCTTGCCTTTTAGATCAATCtcgttgttttttattttattttattttttttatctcccTCTGTTTTTGCTTTTTACAATTGATCATGTGGTTCTAAAgagtttggattttttattattattattattattattaaatttccCCATTTTTTCAACTTGTTTGGGTTCTATATTCTTTTGTATGAATGCCAACattcaaaaactgattgatctCAGCagtaatttaataataaaaattaaaattaaaatatacttgGTATATATGATAGCAAtgtcaaaaacaaacaaaccccaTTGCCAAAAATCAAGGACCCATTAATCTCAATAGtaacaaaaaccaaaacttgGAAAATAAATATGAcaccaatgacaaaaacaatCAAACCCCCATTTCCAAAAGCCAATATTCTGATCAAAGAATCATAGATCAACCATTTCAACCAACATACATATAAATGAGAGATCCAAATCCACATCTCAGTCTCtctgattaatatatatatatatatatatatatatatatatatatatatatatatatatataaaaggcaaaaaaaaaaaaaaaaaaaccatcatagCAAAGTCTAATACATACCAGAAGCAAAGCCTCTCTGGAACACAGGGATCTTGAGGTATGAGGCAGCCCTTGAAGCTGTGTttgaatgaataataaattggtAGAAAccaaaaagataatataaaaattattttagcatATCAAAAGATAGTATGAACATATTTTAACATagccttttcattttatttataactgAGAGTTTGACATACTTGAAGAAACAATCCAGCTTTTGAACTTGCAATTTAATAGATAGTTCGTAATCAATTTGTAGAAAATATGAATAACCTACACaaccaaaagataatataaaaaatattatagtatgTTCCCatatctcatcccccttcccctatatatgtgtgtgtgtgtttataaaattaaaaaaaataaataataataatataaaaaatattatagtaagTTCACCCAAGTAACATGATGAGCatttttctaaaactatttGGAGATTCTTGCCTTTATGCAGTTACATTAATAATGAAAACATCACAGGGTAAGACCCAACCCAAATACTTAATCCAACCTTGTTTTAGACcaaccttgttttttttttttttttttttttttttatttttttttatctcccTCTGTTTTTACTCTTTCACTTTGTGTTAAAAGCTTTCGCTGCCTATTTTAGCACTGCCCCGAATTCTCACCTACATGCTATATCtgccttcttttttctttttctttttctttcgattttttttcttttacggTTCATAATTGATGAACCCAACAAAGACAACTGGAGGACCCTGATTCCCCTTAACTTTTATTCTCTCCTAAGCTGTCCATTTCACTGATCAATGACATATATTCAACCTCATAGAAATTCAAGCTCTGATTGATGTCTTTGAAACAGTACCAGTAGTAGCAACATCTCTTCATGGAATGTTTTGGCTTAATTATCATTTTTCAGTCAAATTATAGAAAGCCATTTGATTACACCCACCTAAAAATCAATTTCTAACTGATATTTAGAGATACCTGACTATATCTACCAGCTTTTGAACTTGCAATTTGATAGATAATCGATATTAAATTGGTAGAAAATATGAACAACCTACACaaccaaaagataatataaaaaaatcttagcatagcatgttcattttatttataattgagaGTTGGACACACTTGAAGAAACAATCCAGCTTTATTTACAATGGGATTTCCTAGCAAAGCAGCTCATTCAACAATGTCCTATTTCTTTTGGTTACATAAATTGTTCAAGCAACAATGGAATTTCCCAAAAGGCATATGATACATGGCTGATGCACTTCGGTTATTTATTGTGAGCTACAAAAGAGAATTTGTAAAATCACATCCCAAAAGGCATATGGGATACTATGGAAGGACTCTGACGTTGCTCCTGCATCACAGCTTGTGGCAAGATACACTGGTTCAAATGAAagtttacaagtataaatgttgtattggaaaattttcttccgacaatcttgaaaattttgagctATTGTGCTATGTATTTCGTTTAACTTTACTTCAATCTGGGGTAATCTTATAGATCTACtaacaatttcaaatttgatgGGCTATGACATTATTTTGCTGAGTTTCACATATATGGAAAATGGCAAATGTTTTTACTCCAGATATTTATGACCATTTAAGTGTACTATTTTTGTGAATACATCTCTGAAGTGGACTTGGTTAAAGTCAAGTTTAAGGTAATTACTTGATTTCCTTCAAAGACAATATACTGATATAGGGAAAGAAACCACACTCACACAGTTCTCCAAAATGCAAATATGATCAGAAATTTGATGTATGAAACCATGCTTTGTAACAAAACCTGTATTTAGCAAGTTGTTCAATAcagataataaaacaaaatccaataggaaaaaaagaaacccgAACATTTCAAGCAAAGAGTAGCATGGCAATTAGTACATATTTCATCAAAATACATGCTTAAAtatagctcaattggcacttcCTTCTCCTATAATAATTAGTTGAAAGGTGAGGTCAAGAAATTAAAACCTGCTAGGGACGtctgtaacttaccaataaaacaaaatggAACAGGTGAAGTGTATTggttgtaaattgtaatatgCGATTCCCATATGTATTGGGATGCCTTGTGAGGATATTTTGTGTTCTAAATGTTTCTTAGATTTGTTTCAATGAATTACCtgcttgaaaaagaaaaatgaataagtaaaaaaatatgcaaatagTAGAAGTGTTTAGGATGGGGGCATGAAGGTATCAATTATGTATATACTAATTCAAAGATGCAGTTGAGGAGTTCAAGGGTGAAGGATTGGTCTAGGGGAGTTCCTTGACTTGATTCTGTGAAGTGTTGAAGTCTGTCTTGGTGACTTGAATTCGAAGGAAGAATATCGCACATGCCTATTGCGCATTCAACATGATTCCTAGCTAATTATTAACTAAAGGCAGTAAAAGAAGGAACAAAAACTTTATTACTTGGAGTTACGTCCTAGCTAGTGGCTACTGGCTATGATACTTTAAATAcattgaataatattatatagaATGATCCATTTCTTGGAGTTTAAGTAGGATCACTACATATTAAGAGGCATATTTTCCACTTACCAAATTCTGTGTCATATTGATTGTCCATAATTTAAAGTTGTCCTCTGGGTGGAGGAGATTCAGTCCAAGACATTGGAATACCTTTCAGAAGATCCAGCAATTAACAATTATGTAATCCCTAATATCTATGGAGTGGCTTATATGAGAATTCTCTGTATTTTTTGCATTATCAATATGAAATTTGCTCACACACCTACATAATAACATGTTCCATATGACTATGGCTTTACAATTACATGATCTATACGTCAGGCTGAACAATAACATCCATATTAGATAAAGTTCCTTAGCTGGAGAGCAAAATATATTTCCCACTCACGTAGATATCTTGTAACATATTGTAAATGTGAAGaatcttacaattttttctttattgaaatttcaacatagatagaaaatgaaaaagaaaagggcaAGATTGTTTCCAAAAGAAGGCTTTTAATTTACTgtgatatataatatatgagcAGATggtggccaaaaaaaaaaaaagagctaagAGGCTTCTAGAAATATCTTCAGTAACATCATAGGAAAGAGAAATAGAATTcagattcttttcttttaaattagtGGAGTACAAAAGGACGAATTTGAAGGGTTTAAAACAGTGAGTTGTTTAAGGCGGCACATAAATATTGGAGAACCATCGAAATTAGTGGAAAAAATTCACGAGGGATCtcataaaaaacacaaactctaTACTAATTTAATGGCCACCATTTCATATAGCTATGAGCTGTACAATTTACAAAGCACACAGCATCCCTCATGTCTTGTTTcactttcttatattttgagttGAATTGACATTCATATAGGGGGGACCatgttttattttgttggaGGAATCATTCAGAGAGTggtaaagaaaaagagagagacagagaagaaTCCACTAAAAAGTATTTCTAAAATTAGCATATGCAGGTTTCTACTATGCCTGTATTGAAGAATCCACAAAAAAAGTATCTCAAGTACTGAAGAAtataaacatgaatatatacAGCTTGATTCTTTTAGGGTTCGTTtaggagttcataagggaatggaatggaatggaatgtatttaagtaagggaaaggaatggaattaaatgaaattaagtaaccttgattggatattttaaaataaattaatcaaaatgaatggaatgtaagtaatcttgtttgggagcaacatgaaggaaatgaaattgaatcattttatgataatattactattagatcccTATTCTAAAACAAAGGATTGAAtagataggggtattttgggaattttagtaaaaaaatcattaaatcttcCATTCTCACCCATTCCTCCCAAGTTTggggaaaatgaaaatttgaggtttaaaggaaatagagaggaataagtgttccctcctacccatttaattccctcccacttaaactcccaaacaagggaatgagATTTCCATTgcctccattaaaactctcaaacaaggaaaaggaagaatattctaaaaaagaaagcaatggaatagaaagaaatgaaaagaataattttataatattcttcctTTCTCTTATTTTGGAGTTTTAATGAAGAGAATGgtgggaacactcattcctctctatttccttaaaatctcaaattttaatttcccCCAAAATTGGGAGAAATAGGAGAGaatggaattagatttaatgattttttttaactaaaactcccaaaatacccctatttattcaaccatttgttttaaaatagggatctaatagtaatattgtcataaaatgattcaatttcattccctccatgttactcccaaacaagattaattacattccattcattttcattcctttattttaaaacatcaaatcaaggttacttaatttcatttcattccattcatttcccttacttaaataaaatacatttcattccattccattcccttataatcatttcattccattccattcccttatgaactcctaAACAAAGCCTAAAAGAATCATGCTGTATATATCTATGTTAGGctccgtttgggagttcataaaggaagagaatggaatggaatgatcaaaagggaatagaatggaatggaatgtatttaagtaagggaaaagaatggaatggaatggaattaagtaatcttgattggatgttttaaaataaagaaatggaaaggaattaaaatgaatagaatgtaagtaattttgtttgggagtgacatggagggaatggaatggaatcattttatgacaatattactattagacctctattttaaaataaagggttgaatatataggagtattttgagagttttagtaaaaaaaattcattaaatctaatttcattccctcccaatcctcccaatttcagggagaatgaaaaattgaggttttaaaaaaatagagaggaatgagtgttcctcttatccattccattcccttccacataaactctcaaacaagagaATAGCTTTTTCATTCCcttcattaaaactcccaaacaaagaaatggaagaatattctaaaattttctagTCTACATTAGCATTCAAACTTGCTATATTTacaatatcaaaaaaataatcatatcaccataatttttatgaataataattataattatattttgaactacatgtaaaaaaataaaatagcaaacaccataacaaaaaaaaaaattaacgcgGTTAGGCTAAATCCAAGCCTACTCCAATGGGAAAATACCAACCAAAATTCACCATTAATAATAGCAATTACAACCACATAAACTCTAAGAGGAAAAAACCATAATCCTACTCCAAACCCCAATACACCCAAAGGTTCCCTCACACTAACTCACTAGGAAAAACTAATATTTACCTCTCTTACAAAACTTTGCTCCAACCTCTTTCACACTTGACTAGGCTACACCACCACTCCTGTTGGAAACTGAAAATGATATGAATGGACACCCAAAGTAGGCATGTCCTTCTGTATTCCCCATCCAAGAGTTATGGAGTAATGGTTTGAACCGTTACTCTACCCCACTAAGTCCACTATCCCACTCAATATTAATTGAGTGGTGTGTATATAAACACCAAAAGTGGTATCTATTGTACAAGAAACGAATTTTGTATTTCTCATAGTGTTTATAGAGTGTTGTGAGGCTCTTAGATTGTGGGTTATGTTTGCATCACTCTAATAGTATGCAACACCGTCGGGGAAACGTTTTTTGTTCGTGGGTTATACAAACTGGAATTGAAAGCGTGTTTGGATAGCTGGTCTAGACAGCGTAAAACAATCTCAAAACTCCTGTGTGATTATTGGTTTAGGCCAAGAGAGGTATGCCAAAAAACCGATTACTTATATTCCGCTGCAAGTTTCTATTTCTTACAACTCCTTATGGCACACCTCcttacttattttcttttcaaccaCTTTTAATGCAATTAGTGCACCAAAAAATTTTTCTAGGCAATGTGgaatttcaaaaccaataaggaaatttgaaaattctcaATTATGAGTTGGGCGCATGCATTGCacgctttttaaaaaaaattataaatgattatattattattttaatgcatGGACACTCataagtattattatttaaaatattagataaaagtaacaatttaacaaaaacatgaTCACAATCATGGAAAACATTTGTTATTTTTGCTTCCAATTGTTGCTAATCAATATAGATTATCaatgtaataataaataaaattgtatttcTATTATTTGAGTGAGTAATATTGCATAAAAGGTCCACAAaagattattatataaaatttgagactaaaaaatatttatatcattcttttttttaagaaatattcttaatgtgaaggaaagaaaaagacatgatagtaaatttatttgataatgaGATACAAATTATGGCAAAAATGAAATAtctaaaaaatacatattttcctTTAAATGTAGAGTGTTAATTTGTATCATGTATGTTAGTAGTGAGTTTCAATAAGaatatatatgataatatataataacttttttagaAGGTTGTACTTGcataaaatgaaaacaaaaatattcgaaaaatgaaaggaaaggattgtataatttaaggatgaacataaaaaattttaacccacatattagataaaaaatatattggcAAACTATTAGAAACTTTTTTATACATAATGAATAACTCAACCATGCAAATACGAATAAGCATTTGGATCACAATTGGACAAAAATTATACGAAATAACAAAACTAATTATCACACACTAATTGAAtctctaaacaaacaaacaaaaaataccCAGTAATCAAAacactaaaagaaaaatattcacattaacatcaaaataataacaacaatttttaattaataaaaatatataaatcaatCTTTCTCTTCAAATATAGTTTGTAGGAACGTGTCTCCTAATTCTATGGTTTAAAATACTAAGCAAAACACGtgttacaattaatttgtattatGGGTTAATATTAATCCACAATGAGAAATTTGGACAAGAACATGTAAACTACTAGAATCTTTCTATTAATTCAAGTGTGATATGTTACATGGATCTCTCCTTAGTCTTTTCCTtactattttctctctttctataGCCTGtgtcctcttcttctctttcttctcttccttttatatgagtcatctctttcttcttcgtaTTTTTTCCTAGTCCACCTGGATAACTTTTGGTCTCATCGGGCTTTTCctttgtaggtttttcatcaTGAATGGAGACTTCTAAGGCCTTCCTTACTGTTTAGACACCTACCTGGATAACTTTTGGTCTTATCAGACTCTTCTTTTATAGGTTTTTCATCATGAATGGAGACTTCTGCAGTTTTTCTCACTGTTCAAGCATGTCATTTTCCATTAAATGGGGCGGTGCCAGGCATGTGTCCTATATTGATGCTGGGGCTATTGTGGAATCATCAAGAACTTTTAGAAAGCTACCTTGGAGAAGTTTAGCCTCTCTGGAATTTACCTCAGTAGCTCGGATATACCTCAACATGACCTTGGAGTGCAGCCTAAAAGGGTATTGGGCCTAACTAAGGATTCGAGATGTTGCATCCATTAAAAGATGGTCTAGCCAATACTAGATTTATCTCCATCGTTTGGGCCAATACTTGGGTTGGGCCCAATACTTATCTGTTGTAATAAAGCCCTATGTTCGCTCAGAATTTGCCCCACTACATAGTTAAATCTTGAATTTCATATACAAAAGGCAATCAGTAAAACAGAAGTATTAAAGTAAATCATTGAATAAGGTTAGAGATTAATAGACAAATGTTTGTGCGCACTAAAATAATGATGAAAGGTTGAGGAAGAGGATGAAACATTATACATGTAAATAATTGAAGTTAATGTAATTGTAATCACTAAAATAGTGAGGTgatataaaagcaaaaacacTTCCTATCCAtacccaaattaataaataaataaaaacctttatgtCAAAAAGAGAAATATCAATAGCTAGGAATTAAGAGAATGTTGTCTATcttttcaaaaagaagaatgttgtATACATTTTATTGTTACATGtgtataattttaatttcatgtgttgaaaaaagggaaaaaactaAAGTGATTTATGGGCTTCTTTTCTAATTgtgatttctcatttttttaatgatggtGACTAGAGAATGAGTTGATTTGGTCCAAAAGAGTGGCATGAGTAATTGCTGATGACAAGTGCCAAAGATAGTGGGTAAATCAAATCAAAGAAGGAGAGAGTATGAACTGTTTCACGAAATCAAAGATCTCTTTGca comes from Castanea sativa cultivar Marrone di Chiusa Pesio chromosome 3, ASM4071231v1 and encodes:
- the LOC142629154 gene encoding uncharacterized protein LOC142629154, whose product is MSLLVWNCCGLDNLRTKDQFAELAHLLNGINILRVTPCGKDLTELWLLMIGSSIFPRAKIHHLDVTTSNHKVVWIVPERMECSFQKLFRFEYMWITDKGCSDTVEAVWRKDEDEPWDTKIITKVDNYGRELTCWSRQIFGSVKRELEKKRKQLIQAEKVAIHEGNSSLMKRLEGEINLLLDKEATMWRQR